One region of Diabrotica undecimpunctata isolate CICGRU unplaced genomic scaffold, icDiaUnde3 ctg00001572.1, whole genome shotgun sequence genomic DNA includes:
- the LOC140431647 gene encoding uncharacterized protein, translated as MQGFLKRHPQLRIRQPEACSLSRATSFNKHNVGIFFHNLKSVYDRSDCFSHGMRIYNLDETATTTVHKPIKVLAPKGSKQVSKCTSGERGVLVTTCCRVSASGNSLPPAMIFPRKNFKEHMISGAPPGTLGLATNNGWMNGEEFVKVMEHFIKHSGSTNENPTCLIFDNHEIHLTVPTLNLAKENGVTIVTLPPHCSNKLQPLDVTVYQPFKAYYNAAE; from the coding sequence ATGCAGGGTTTTTTAAAGCGCCATCCACAGTTGCGGATACGTCAACCAGAAGCATGTAGTTTGTCAAGGGCTACATCTTTCAACAAACATAACGTTGGTATTTTCTTCCACAACTTAAAGTCTGTGTATGACCGTTCAGACTGTTTTTCTCATGGAATGCGCATCTACAATTTAGATGAGACTGCAACAACAACTGTTCATAAACCAATAAAAGTACTGGCACCTAAGGGTAGTAAACAGGTAAGCAAATGTACCAGTGGGGAAAGAGGAGTGCTCGTTACAACATGCTGCAGAGTAAGCGCTTCTGGAAATAGTTTACCTCCGGCAATGATTTTCCCAAGAAAAAATTTCAAAGAGCACATGATCAGTGGTGCTCCTCCAGGGACTCTGGGATTGGCCACTAACAATGGCTGGATGAATGGAGAGGAGTTTGTTAAAGTTATGGAACACTTTATAAAACACAGTGGGTCCACAAATGAGAACCCTACGTGTCTTATATTTGACAACCATGAAATTCATTTGACTGTTCCAACATTAAACCTTGCCAAAGAAAATGGAGTGACTATTGTTACATTACCTCCTCACTGTAGTAACAAACTGCAACCACTTGATGTGACTGTTTATCAGCCATTTAAGGCATATTACAATGCTGCTGAATGA